TCTGCTCACCACGGCCCGCGCCGTGGGCCTGCCGATGTTTGGCCTGGGCGCGACCACTCGCACGCCGCTGCCGCCCGCCATGCGCCGCCTCCGCCCAGGCAAGAGCGGCGTCCGTGCCCTGTCGATCGCGCTGGGCGTTCATCCCGACGGCACCTCGACGATCCAGCAGGAGCGGCTCTTTTGAGCCTGCCGAACATATCACGGTGAAACTTGCTATAATCTGCGGAATTTCAGAAAAAGGTGGAGCATGATCGTCGTCACAAGTGCAAATGGTATCGTCGGCATTCAGGAAGCGATCGGGATCTTACGCCGGGGCGGCAGCGCGCTCGATGCGGTCGAGGCGGCGACGCGGCTGGTGGAGGCCAATCCCGACGATCATACGGTCGGCTACGGCGGCTATCCCAATCTCGTGGGCGAGGTTGAGCTTGACGCCTCGATTATGGACGGGCGCACCCTGCACGCCGGGGCGGTCGGCGGGCTCAAAGGCTACCGGCATCCGATCTCCGTCGCGCGCAAGGTGATGGAAGAGCTGCCGCATGTGCTGCTGGTCGGCGAGGGCGCGGCGCGCTTTGCCGCCGAGATGGGCTTCGAGGCCGAGAATCTGCTGACCGAGGAGGCCGCCGAGGTGTATCGTCAGGGAATCAGCGGCGCGCTGCCAGAAGATAAGCGCGATTGGCTGACCGGCGGCATCGAGGGCAACCTGGCGCGTCTGGCGCGTATTACTGCCGACCCGGAGCACGCCGCGGGAACGGTCAACTTTATCGCCCAGGATAGCGCGGGCAATATCGCCTGCGCGGTCAGCACCAGCGGCTGGGCCTGGAAGTATCCCGGTCGGCTGGGCGACTCGCCGGTGATTGGCGCGGGCAACTACGCCGACAACCGGAGCGGCGCGTGTGCCTGCACCGGCTGGGGTGAGCTGGCGCTGCGCTGCGGCACGGCGCGCTCGGTTGTGCTGTACCAGCGGCTCGGCTTTGGCCTGGAGCAGGCCTGCCGTCAGGCGATGTACGATCTGGCCTCTGCTACCGACGATCCCGCTCATGCGATCATGAGCCTGGTCGCGATCAACCATGATGGACGCCCCATTGGCATGACCACGGTGCCGGGCCGCACGTATGTCTGGATGACGCCGGAGATGGACGAGCCAGTCGAGGAGCCGCGTGTGGTGGTCGATCTAACGGAGGCCCACCGCTAGCTCGAGGGGACGCTCGTCCCAAGTTCCAAGTTCAAAGTTCGACGAACACGCAACTTGAAACTTGAAACTTGAAAGTAAGCGATGAGGACGTATGACAGTCCGATCCATGCTTCAGCTCGGTAATCCACTGCTGCGCCAGCCCGCGCAGCCCGTCGACGATGTGCAGAGCGAAGCTACTCAGTCGCTCATCGCCGATCTGTGGGATACCCTGTACGATTTTCGCGGCCAGCACGGCTGGGGCCATGCGCTCGCCGCGCCGGTGATCGGCGTTCCGCTGCGGGTGATCGTGGTAGACTGGGAGGGTGATCGCTTTGTGCTGATCAATCCGCGCTTCGAGCGCTGGAGCCGCGAGCAGGAGGTCGCCTACGAGTCGTGTGTCACCTTCAGCTCGATCTGGGGCGCGGTCTGCCGCCCGACGCGGGTTGTCGTCACGGCGCTGGACGAGCACGGGCAGGAGCAGCGCTACGATGCCGTGGGTCCGCTTGCCCGGCTGCTGCAACACGAGCTGGATCATCTGGATGGCTTTGTCTGGCTGGATCGCGAGCCTGATCTGTTGAGCATCTGTACCACCGACGAGTATCGGCGGCAGCGCCAGTTGCCCGATCAGCCCTGAGTGTGGCGCTGGAATGCCTGGGCGACGGCGGCGACGATCCGCAGCAGATCGAGCGACCCGGCGGCGACGATCGCGCCGTCCAGCAGCACGATAGGCAGCGGCAGCCGATCCGCGCCAGGCAGAGCAATCGTCTCGTCGATCCGCGCCTGGGCTTGAGGATCGCCGAGGTCGTAGTAGGCGACCTCAACCGCCGCGCCGTAGATCCGGTTCAGCGACGCTGTGAGCGCTGCGGCTGCCTCCGACGAAGGCACGCGCGGCGCTCAGCCGTGGCGGCTGTACACGTCGGCTGGCTCGCCGTAGATCTCTAGCTGCATCGGCTCCTCCCCTGCGATCGGCTCGATGGCCGATCTGCTGCAATGATTGTACCGCCCGGCAGCCCGAAAATATGCTACGATCCCTACTGAGTCGATCGCCAGCATTATCTGTGGAGCTATCCGTGAACTATCCCTATACCGTGTCGGTCAACGTTTCGTTTCGCGACATCGACGCGCTCGGACATGTCAACAACGCGGTCTATCTGACCTATTTCGAGCAGGCGCGCATCGGCTACGGGCTTCAGCTTGTCGGCGGCAGCGGCGTCGACGATCTGCATTTTGTGCTGGCCGAAGCGACAGTATCCTATCTGCGTCCCGTGTTTTTCGGCGATGTGCTGGAGATCGGCGTGCGCGTCGGCGAGATCGGCACCAAAAGCTTTGTGATGGACTACAGTATCCAGCGCCAGTCGGACGGCGAGCTGATCGCCCGTGGTCGCACGGTGCAGGTCTGGTACAACTATCAGACGCAGCGCTCGCAGCCGGTGCCCGATTCGTTTCGGGCGGCGGTGGCGCGGGATAACGAGCGGCTACGCCAGTCCGTGCCGCAGGAGGAGTAGCGCAAGCTCAACGCGCGAGGGAGGCCATGGCATTCAAAGAGCCGATTCCCAATCTCGAAACAGCCGACGGATTACCGCGCGATGCGCTGATCTGTACTGCGTGCGGCTATGTGATGGCTCAGTGGGCTGGCGATCCGCTGAGCTGGCCGCGCGAGATCGGCAGCGGCGACGATGTCAAGTATCAATGTCCGGCCTGCGATAGCGATCTCCAGGCGTGGGCACCCGTGCCAACCGTGCTGGGCGAGCGGCGCATCGATATTGCCGCGCTGATTCACGACGGCGAGGGCCAGGCCGTCGACTTCAAGGATTATGGCAGCGTGGACAGCCCCGATCTTCAGCGCGACCTGGCGCGGCATATTGCGGCGTTCGGCACCAGCGGCGGCGGCGTGCTGCTGATCGGCGTGCGCAACGACGGCACGATCTCCGGCATCAACGGCGCGGACAATGTCGAGGGCCGCGACCGCTGGCGGAAGGCGATCTACGCGGCCAGCCGGATGGTCAAACCGGCGATTGTGGTTGCGCCCGATTTTATCGAGGCGAACGGCTCGCTGGTGCTGGCGATCCGCATTCCGCGCGGTCACGAGCCGGTCTATTATTTCTCGAACCGGCCCTACATTCGCGATGGGCAGGCGTCGCGGCCAGCCGAGCCCGACGAGGTCAAGGCGCTCTACACGCGTCAACCGAGCGGCGGCCTGTAGCGTGTCGCCGCGTGAGTATAAAGGACGATCCATGGAGTCTCCAAGCACACGCTTGATTCTGGTCCGTCATGGCGAGACGGAAGCCAATGTTGCCGGGCGCATGCAGGGCCGCAGCAACGATCCGCTGACCCCGCTCGGCCAGCGGCAGGTACACGCGGTTGCGGCCAGGCTCAAGCGCGAGGGCCATCCGATCGAGGCGCTCTACACCAGCTCGCTGCTGCGGGCATGTCTCACCGCCGACGCGATCGGCGCGGAGCTGGGCCTGACGCCCCGGCTGCGCGATGGGCTGCAAGAGATGCATCTTGGCGACCTCGATGGCGAGTCGGCGGCGACGCTCTTTGCTGCCATGCCGCGCTCGCTCGACGAGAGCTACCCCGGCGGCGAGTCGCTGCGTGAGTTCGTCGAGCGCATCATGGGCACGCTCTACGGCATTGCCATCGCGCACACCGGCGGCACCGTTGCCGTGGTCAGCCACGGCGGCGTGATCAGCACAGCCCTGTCGATCTGGAAGCGCGGCCACGGCGGCGCGTGGCGCGAGTACGCGCCTGATAACTGCGCGATCTCGATCGTCGAGTTCCAGGCCGGTCCCGCCGTGATCAGCGTCAACGATTGCACGCATCTCACGCGCGAGGCCAACGGATAACACCGCCTCTGGGACGCGCTGCCGCTCTGCGCGTCCCTCCTTCCCTCCGCCCAACCGCCCAAGCTTTGCCTCAAAATTGAGTAATTTCCGCAAACGTTGTGACCGTACCTGTCACAACGGGTGGTTATACTGGCTTCATCAGGCGAAGGTGAGATGGAGCTAACGCATACCAATCGGCTGGACTTGCGCTTGTCGAACACGTGTGCTATACTATAGCTTCACATAACATGAGCCGGAGTGTGTTATCTAAAACGGAGGAAACCCAATGCCTAAGCACGAAGAAACAGTCCAGGCCAGCGTGACACGCACGCTGCGGGCGGCAGTCAAAGTCGGAGACGATTACTACACGCTCGAAGAGACGATCACGCTGCCGCCGACGGCCAGCGACGAGCAGATTGCCCAGGCGGTCGCCACGGGGCTGCGCATGTACGAGGCACAGCGCGCGGCGGTCGAGGCGCAGGTCCGCGATCTGCGCGAGCATGTCGTCGCACAGCCGCTGCCGGTCCAGATCCGCGAGCCTGACGCTCCCGCCAGCGAGAAGCAGCGCCAGTACATGGAGTACCTGCTCAAGGAGCTAGGCTGGGATAACGAGCGGCTGGCAGCCTTTGCCGCCGATCGCATGCTGAACCTGCTGACGCTGACCAAGCGCGAAGCATCCGAGCTGATCGACGAGCTGAAGGGCGCGCTCTCCGGCTCCGTAGACGAAGCGCCGTCCGATGCCGCCGCGCCTGTGGAGGCAGCGGCGGAGGAGCCCGCCGCCGAGCAGCCGCAGCCTGAGCCAGCTCCCACCGACCGCCAGGCGATTCTGCCGATCGGCGAGCGCGCGACACAGCGCCAGGTCCGCGCGCTGGAGCGTCTGGTCGACGAGCGCGGCATCGATGTCGAGGGCGAGCTGCGAGCGCGCTTCGGCGATCGTGGCCTGGCCGATCTTTCGATGGATGAGGCCGGCCAGTTGCTCAGCGAATGGCAGCAGCGCCCCCGCCAGCTTCGCCCGCGCGATGCGTCTGCCGCCTCCGGCACCCGCCGCGCAGCTTAATTCGGGCCTGCGATGGCCTTCAGCCCTCAGCCGAGGGCCATCGCGCACGGTTGTACGTTCTATTGTGTTGGTCCGAATCGTGCGCTTGAGCCTAACAAGCGCATGAACAAGTTGCGCATGATGCGTGGAGGTGTACAATGAAGCCGGTGCGAGGTACTGTTAACTATGTCGAGCTGATCGGGTGGCTGGGCAACGATCCCGAACAGCGCTATACCCCGTCGGGCGTGCCGATCGCGGAGTTTAGCGTCGCCACCAAGCGGCCCGGCAGCCGCAACGAAGACGGCACCTGGAACTACGACACGGATTGGATCGATGTGGTCGCCTGGGACCAGCTGGCCGAGACGGCGGTCGCGAATCTACGCAAAGGCAGCCGGGTGCGTGTGACGGGCAGCCTGCGCACGGATAGCTGGGAAGATCGCGAAGGAAACAAGCGCAAGCGCATCATGGTGCGCGCCGACGACATCATGTTTCTGGATGCCCGGCCCGCGCTCGACGAGACGGCTATGAGCGAGGCCCCATTTTAGCCAGAACACACCTACCCTTCACACCCGTGCCCGGAGTTCTATAGACTCCGGGCGCATCTTTTTAAATCGCTGGTATACTTGAGCATACCATTGCAGCATTATTCCAGGTCGGGCCTCATCCAGGGCTGTCGATTGCGGCCCTGTTGGGATGCGATAGGCATGTTATAATCTGGCCGATGAGCCTCCAAGTTCGGTCCTTAGCCAGCGGCAGCAGTGGCAACGCGTTTCTGGTGCGAACAACTGCTGGCGCGTTTTTAATCGATGCCGGCCTGTCCGCGCGCACGCTAGAGCGGGTGCTACGCCAACATAATGTTGAGCCGAGCACGCTCACGGCGATCGTGCTCTCGCATGAGCATCACGACCACGCGCAGGGTGCCGGGCCGTTAGCGCGGCGCTACAACGTGCCGATCGTCTGTACCTCTGGCACGGCGCAAGCCCTCGGAGCGGCGGTCCAGGGCGTGGATCTGCGAGCCTTGCACGCCGACGGCATCAGCGTGGGCGATGCCGATGTCTGGAGCTTTGCGCTGCCGCACGATGCCGCCGAGCCTGTCGGCGTGCTGCTGCGTCACCAGGAGTGGACGATCGGCATCGCGCTCGATTTTGGACATACTCAGCCACATATTGTCGCCGCGCTCCAGGAGGCGAACCTCGTGGTGATCGAGGCGAACCACGACCGCGAGCGGCTGCTGGCGACGGCCTATCCGTGGAGCACCAAGCATCGCATTCTGGGAGAGTACGGGCACCTGTCGAATTTGCAGGCGGCGCAACTGATCGAGGCGATTGTGCAGGATGGTCGGCGGCGCGACGTGTGGCTCGGGCACCTGTCCGAGCGAGCGAATGACCGTCCGCGCGGCGTGATCCAGTTTGTGCGCAACTATCTCGACATGCTGGACGTGCCGCCGCTCACGTTGAGCATTGCGCAGCGCGACAAGCCGAGCGCAACCTGGCACAGCGATCTGGCGCTTCAGCAGGGCGAACTCTTTCAAATCTGCTAATCTGGCGGTACTCTCCGACCACTAACCAATGATACCTGCAAGATCGTGATACTCATGCTCCATGTCTGATACGAAGAACGGTAGTAGCATAGAGGTGCGCGGAATAACTAGGGGCGAGGCCATGAACGGACAAAACCCGGCGCGAATTCTAATCGTCGATGATCATGAGGATAATGTTGACCTCCTCCGCATGATTCTGCGCTCGCAAGGCTACGATATTTTGACGGCCAGCGATGGCCTGCAAGCGTTAGAGATCATCCAACATACCATCCCCGATCTGATGCTGCTCGACGTGATGATGCCGCGCATGAGCGGCTACGAGGTGATCGAGGAGGTGCGCCGCAACCACGAGGAATACCTGCCGATCATGCTGATTACCGCCAAGCATGATCTATCGGATAAGGTCAGAGGCCTTGAAGTTGGCGCGGACGATTTCCTGAGCAAGCCGGTCCAAAGCGCCGAGCTGATCGCCAAAGTTCGCGCGCTGCTGCGTCTCAAGCAGGTGCAAGACGAGCTGATCAACGAGCGCGACAAAAACGAGATGCTCTGTTTCGTCGGGCAGCAGCTTAACAGCACGCTGGATGTCGACCAGCTTGTGCGCGAGGCGCTGAATGTGATGGTCAATCTGATCGGGGCGACGCAGGGCAGCGTGCTGATCAAGCATCCGCGCGGCCAGACCTGGCGCAAGATCACCACGCTGGTCGA
The window above is part of the Herpetosiphonaceae bacterium genome. Proteins encoded here:
- a CDS encoding N(4)-(beta-N-acetylglucosaminyl)-L-asparaginase, yielding MIVVTSANGIVGIQEAIGILRRGGSALDAVEAATRLVEANPDDHTVGYGGYPNLVGEVELDASIMDGRTLHAGAVGGLKGYRHPISVARKVMEELPHVLLVGEGAARFAAEMGFEAENLLTEEAAEVYRQGISGALPEDKRDWLTGGIEGNLARLARITADPEHAAGTVNFIAQDSAGNIACAVSTSGWAWKYPGRLGDSPVIGAGNYADNRSGACACTGWGELALRCGTARSVVLYQRLGFGLEQACRQAMYDLASATDDPAHAIMSLVAINHDGRPIGMTTVPGRTYVWMTPEMDEPVEEPRVVVDLTEAHR
- a CDS encoding peptide deformylase; the encoded protein is MTVRSMLQLGNPLLRQPAQPVDDVQSEATQSLIADLWDTLYDFRGQHGWGHALAAPVIGVPLRVIVVDWEGDRFVLINPRFERWSREQEVAYESCVTFSSIWGAVCRPTRVVVTALDEHGQEQRYDAVGPLARLLQHELDHLDGFVWLDREPDLLSICTTDEYRRQRQLPDQP
- a CDS encoding DUF1462 family protein; translation: MPSSEAAAALTASLNRIYGAAVEVAYYDLGDPQAQARIDETIALPGADRLPLPIVLLDGAIVAAGSLDLLRIVAAVAQAFQRHTQG
- a CDS encoding thioesterase family protein, with the protein product MNYPYTVSVNVSFRDIDALGHVNNAVYLTYFEQARIGYGLQLVGGSGVDDLHFVLAEATVSYLRPVFFGDVLEIGVRVGEIGTKSFVMDYSIQRQSDGELIARGRTVQVWYNYQTQRSQPVPDSFRAAVARDNERLRQSVPQEE
- a CDS encoding ATP-binding protein, encoding MAFKEPIPNLETADGLPRDALICTACGYVMAQWAGDPLSWPREIGSGDDVKYQCPACDSDLQAWAPVPTVLGERRIDIAALIHDGEGQAVDFKDYGSVDSPDLQRDLARHIAAFGTSGGGVLLIGVRNDGTISGINGADNVEGRDRWRKAIYAASRMVKPAIVVAPDFIEANGSLVLAIRIPRGHEPVYYFSNRPYIRDGQASRPAEPDEVKALYTRQPSGGL
- a CDS encoding histidine phosphatase family protein; the encoded protein is MESPSTRLILVRHGETEANVAGRMQGRSNDPLTPLGQRQVHAVAARLKREGHPIEALYTSSLLRACLTADAIGAELGLTPRLRDGLQEMHLGDLDGESAATLFAAMPRSLDESYPGGESLREFVERIMGTLYGIAIAHTGGTVAVVSHGGVISTALSIWKRGHGGAWREYAPDNCAISIVEFQAGPAVISVNDCTHLTREANG
- a CDS encoding single-stranded DNA-binding protein; the encoded protein is MKPVRGTVNYVELIGWLGNDPEQRYTPSGVPIAEFSVATKRPGSRNEDGTWNYDTDWIDVVAWDQLAETAVANLRKGSRVRVTGSLRTDSWEDREGNKRKRIMVRADDIMFLDARPALDETAMSEAPF
- a CDS encoding MBL fold metallo-hydrolase, producing MSLQVRSLASGSSGNAFLVRTTAGAFLIDAGLSARTLERVLRQHNVEPSTLTAIVLSHEHHDHAQGAGPLARRYNVPIVCTSGTAQALGAAVQGVDLRALHADGISVGDADVWSFALPHDAAEPVGVLLRHQEWTIGIALDFGHTQPHIVAALQEANLVVIEANHDRERLLATAYPWSTKHRILGEYGHLSNLQAAQLIEAIVQDGRRRDVWLGHLSERANDRPRGVIQFVRNYLDMLDVPPLTLSIAQRDKPSATWHSDLALQQGELFQIC